One Salvia splendens isolate huo1 chromosome 22, SspV2, whole genome shotgun sequence DNA segment encodes these proteins:
- the LOC121787049 gene encoding pectinesterase-like, with amino-acid sequence MENMQPENHSKNKRKIVIFSAFLSLLVVATVSIPFANHHTSDAGRLLRSACAAVLYPELCLSTSFVTPAVVRSTCAATLYPELCLTTLDAAAPGAAAAKTSRDVLITSMNSTISTAGGNLITVQKAERRLRQSLTARQKAALCDCLQMADATLEVLRLAEAELVGFGSEGYSLDAHKDNLLTYLSAAQTNQDTCLDGADEQVRDLLVAGHKHVFRLASNVMAIIKNLSDAADEAAPRLKSRAREEWPEWLSEGDRLLLQATAVNADVTVAADGSGNYRTVAEAVAAAPAGSSQRYVIAIKAGVYRENVKIDKNKKNLMFVGDGRLTTIITASKNYIDDGSTYNSATVAVEGCGFLARDITFQNAAGPYKEQAVALRVSADFTAFYACSMLAYQDTLYVHSLRQFYTQCVIVGTVDFIFGNAAVVLQNCDIKPRVPKPGQQNMVTAQGRTDPNQNTGIVIQKSTITANNDLEPVQDSYPTYLGRPWQQYSRTVVMQNQISDVIVPAGWHPWNDSDFALNTLFYAEYKNTGKGAATGGRVKWKGFHVLTRDDEAQPFTAGEFINDGDWLQGTGFPVSLGL; translated from the exons ATGGAGAATATGCAACCGGAAAACCACTCCAAAAATAAACGGAAAATCGTGATATTTTCCGCATTCCTATCTTTACTAGTGGTGGCCACCGTATCCATCCCCTTCGCCAACCACCACACGAGCGACGCAGGCAGACTGTTGAGGTCTGCCTGCGCCGCTGTATTGTACCCGGAGCTTTGCCTCTCTACCTCTTTCGTCACGCCAGCTGTGGTAAGGTCCACTTGCGCTGCCACTCTGTACCCAGAGCTCTGCCTCACCACCCTGGATGCGGCGGCCCCTGGGGCCGCCGCAGCCAAAACCAGCAGGGACGTGCTCATCACCTCCATGAACTCCACCATCTCCACGGCAGGGGGCAACCTCATTACCGTGCAGAAGGCGGAGCGCAGGCTGAGGCAGTCGCTGACTGCGCGCCAGAAGGCCGCACTCTGCGACTGCCTCCAGATGGCCGACGCCACTCTGGAGGTGCTCCGACTCGCTGAGGCGGAGCTCGTGGGATTCGGCTCCGAGGGCTACTCCCTCGACGCCCACAAGGACAACCTCCTCACCTACCTCAGCGCTGCCCAGACCAACCAGGACACCTGTCTGGACGGCGCCGACGAGCAGGTCCGCGACCTGCTCGTCGccggccacaagcacgtgttcCGCCTTGCCAGCAACGTGATGGCGATAATCAAGAACCTGTCGGACGCTGCTGACGAGGCGGCACCGCGGCTCAAGTCTCGGGCCAGGGAGGAGTGGCCGGAGTGGCTGTCGGAAGGAGATCGGCTGTTACTCCAGGCGACGGCGGTGAACGCTGACGTGACGGTTGCCGCGGATGGGAGTGGGAACTACCGGACGGTGGCGGAGGCAGTGGCGGCAGCGCCGGCGGGTAGCAGTCAGAGGTATGTGATTGCGATAAAGGCAGGTGTTTATAGAGAGAATGTGaagattgataaaaataagaaaaacttGATGTTCGTCGGAGATGGCCGGCTCACCACCATTATCACCGCCAGCAAGAACTATATCGACGATGGGAGTACCTACAATTCCGCCACCGTAG CGGTGGAGGGCTGCGGGTTCCTTGCCCGGGACATCACATTCCAGAATGCGGCCGGGCCATACAAGGAACAAGCCGTCGCCCTCCGCGTGAGTGCGGATTTTACCGCCTTCTATGCCTGCAGCATGCTCGCGTACCAGGACACCCTCTACGTCCACTCCCTCCGCCAGTTCTACACCCAGTGCGTCATCGTTGGGACCGTCGACTTCATCTTCGGGAACGCAGCCGTCGTCCTCCAAAACTGTGACATCAAGCCCCGGGTCCCGAAGCCCGGCCAGCAAAACATGGTCACGGCCCAGGGCCGCACCGACCCAAACCAGAACACGGGCATCGTGATCCAGAAGAGCACCATCACCGCCAACAACGACCTCGAGCCCGTGCAGGACAGCTACCCGACCTACCTCGGGCGGCCGTGGCAGCAGTACTCGAGGACCGTTGTTATGCAGAACCAGATTAGTGATGTCATCGTTCCGGCCGGGTGGCACCCTTGGAACGACAGCGACTTCGCGCTCAACACTCTGTTTTATGCAGAGTATAAGAACACGGGGAAAGGGGCGGCGACCGGTGGCCGGGTGAAGTGGAAAGGGTTCCATGTGCTGACGAGAGACGATGAGGCGCAGCCGTTTACGGCGGGAGAATTTATCAACGACGGGGACTGGCTGCAGGGGACGGGCTTCCCCGTCTCTCTTGGACTTTGA
- the LOC121786532 gene encoding pectinesterase-like: protein MENMQPEKQPKNKRKILILSSFLSLLVVAAISIPLAHRHSRSGSASISAVVRSTCAATLYPDLCLSTLVAAAPATAVKTSRDVLITALNYTISIVGNNLLTVKNLERQRLLLSPREQGALSDCVEMIGDTLDEVRATSAELGEFRFKNYSLAAHKENLLTLLSAAQTNQDSCLDGFSHGGADKKVQAALIAGQKHVFRLVSNAMAIINSLSTAEEAAAAALKARPEERRLEEEWPEWLSAGDRRLLQSSTVRADVTVAADGSGNHRTVAAAVAAAPEGRSASRRYVIRIKAGVYRENVEIPKKKTNLMFVGDGRMNTIITASKNVVDGSTTFNSATVAVVGGGFLARDITFQNSAGPSKHQAVALRVNADHSAFYRCSMLAYQDTLYVHSLRQFYTHCTIAGTVDFIFGNAAAVLQSCDIQPRRPNPRQKNMVTAQGRDDPNQNTGIVIQRCRIAATADLRPVLASFPSYLGRPWKRYSRTVVMQTDISDVIHPAGWFEWDGNFALATLFYAEYKNTGAGAKTGGRVRWGGFRVLTSAAQAEPFTAGRFIGGGSWLKGTGFPFSLGL from the exons ATGGAGAATATGCAACCCGAAAAACAACCCAAAAACAAACGAAAAATCCTAATCCTCTCCTCATTCCTATCTTTACTAGTTGTCGCCGCCATATCCATCCCCCTAGCCCACCGCCACAGCAGAAGCGGATCTGCATCCATCTCTGCTGTGGTGAGGTCCACTTGTGCCGCCACATTGTACCCTGATCTCTGCCTCTCCACATTGGTTGCGGCGGCCCCGGCTACCGCAGTCAAGACCAGCAGGGACGTGCTGATCACGGCCCTCAACTACACCATCTCCATAGTGGGGAACAACCTCCTCACTGTGAAGAACTTGGAGCGACAGCGCCTATTGCTGTCGCCCCGCGAGCAGGGCGCCCTCAGCGACTGCGTCGAGATGATCGGCGACACGCTGGACGAGGTCCGTGCTACCAGCGCGGAGCTCGGCGAGTTCAGGTTCAAGAACTACTCCCTCGCCGCCCACAAGGAGAACCTCCTAACGCTCCTGAGCGCCGCCCAGACCAACCAGGATTCGTGCCTGGACGGCTTCTCACACGGAGGAGCCGACAAGAAGGTCCAGGCGGCGCTCATCGCCGGCCAGAAGCACGTGTTCCGCCTCGTCAGCAACGCGATGGCGATAATCAATAGCCTGTCGACTGctgaggaggcggcggcggcggcgctcaAGGCTCGGCCGGAGGAGAGGAGGCTGGAGGAGGAGTGGCCGGAGTGGCTGTCGGCCGGCGATAGGCGGCTGCTGCAGTCGTCGACGGTGAGGGCGGATGTGACGGTGGCGGCGGACGGGAGCGGGAACCACCGGACGgttgcggcggcggtggcggcggcgccgGAGGGGAGGAGCGCAAGCCGGAGGTATGTGATTAGGATAAAGGCGGGGGTTTATAGGGAAAATGTGGAGATaccgaagaagaagacgaaCTTGATGTTCGTCGGAGATGGGCGGATGAACACCATTATCACCGCAAGCAAGAACGTCGTCGACGGCAGCACTACCTTCAATTCCGCCACTGTAG CGGTGGTCGGCGGCGGCTTTCTCGCCCGCGACATCACATTCCAGAACTCGGCGGGGCCATCAAAGCACCAGGCCGTGGCCCTGCGCGTGAACGCGGACCACTCGGCCTTCTACCGCTGCAGCATGCTGGCCTACCAGGACACCCTCTACGTCCACTCCCTCCGCCAGTTCTACACCCACTGCACCATCGCCGGCACCGTCGACTTCATCTTCGGCAACGCCGCCGCCGTCCTCCAGAGCTGCGACATccagccgcgccgccccaacccgcggcaGAAGAACATGGTGACCGCGCAGGGCCGCGACGACCCCAACCAGAACACCGGCATCGTCATCCAGAGGTGCCGCATCGCCGCCACCGCGGACCTCAGGCCGGTCCTCGCGAGCTTCCCGAGCTACCTCGGGCGTCCGTGGAAGCGGTACTCGAGGACCGTGGTGATGCAGACTGATATCAGCGATGTGATCCATCCCGCTGGGTGGTTTGAGTGGGATGGGAACTTTGCGCTTGCGACGCTTTTCTATGCAGAGTATAAGAATACAGGGGCTGGGGCGAAGACGGGGGGCAGGGTGAGGTGGGGAGGGTTTCGGGTGCTGACGAGCGCGGCGCAGGCCGAGCCGTTTACGGCTGGGAGGTTCATCGGCGGTGGGAGTTGGTTGAAGGGGACTggttttcccttctctcttgggctttaa
- the LOC121787840 gene encoding pectinesterase/pectinesterase inhibitor U1-like, with amino-acid sequence MTVTAVQKAQLYNLLSAALTNVDTCIDGFSHSQSDKKVQADILINDWMGLNSTVSDLLSAMDNILKVKETETVPPDGEEWPECLSAEDRVLLEQQPRVVHVMVALDKTGKYMTVSEAVKNAPVKSSERYVIRIKEGKYKENVVIPKNMTNLVFIGDGYDKTFIIASKNVVDGDTTFSSATVDFDYRVMP; translated from the exons ATGACCGTGACCGCGGTCCAGAAAGCGCAACTCTACAACCTCCTCAGCGCCGCCCTGACCAACGTGGACACCTGCATCGACGGCTTCTCCCACAGCCAATCCGACAAGAAGGTCCAGGCGGACATCCTCATAAACGACTGGATGGGATTGAACAGCACCGTTAGCGACCTCTTGTCGGCAATGGATAATATACTGAAGGTTAAGGAGACGGAGACGGTTCCCCCGGACGGAGAGGAGTGGCCGGAGTGTCTGTCGGCCGAGGATAGGGTGCTGCTGGAGCAGCAGCCGAGGGTGGTGCACGTGATGGTGGCGTTGGACAAGACCGGGAAGTACATGACGGTGTCGGAAGCGGTGAAGAATGCGCCGGTGAAGAGTAGTGAGAGGTATGTGATTAGGATAAAGGAGGGGAAATATAAGGAGAATGTGGTGATACCGAAGAACATGACGAACTTGGTGTTCATCGGAGATGGCTACGACAAAACTTTTATCATCGCCAGCAAGAACGTCGTCGACGGCGACACCACCTTCAGTTCCGCCACCGTAG ATTTTGACTATCGGGTTATGCCCTAG